In Acidobacteriota bacterium, the sequence GTCGAGATGAAGATGGGCGTCGCCCTGCTGCCGCGGCGGTGCGCGCTCGCCGAGATCTCGCGGGGATCGCTCGCCGCGGTGCGCGTGGCGCAGGTGCGGCTGCCGCGGAAGCTGCGCCTCGTCTACCGCGAGAACGGCCAGCTGTCGCACTCGGCCGCGACGTTTCTCGAAGTGGCCAGGACGTTTGCCGGGTAGTCGCCGGCTCGGGTCCTGTCCTGCCGTCCTGTCGCCGCTGCCTGCCCGAGGGTCGCCCCGGCTCAGAAACCCGCAACGTACGGCAGGCGCCCGGCGACGGCGTCGACTTCACCGAAGTCGCGCAAGAGCAGCCCCGTGGCATCCCACGCGCCCGACACGAGGGCGTCTCGTGCCGCCGGCGGCAGCGCCGCCGGCAGGGTGCGCCCTCCGGCCTCGACCGTCCCTGCCTCGACGTCGACACGCAGCCGCAGCATCGGGTCGGCCTGGATCGCCGCCTGCAGCCACGCCGCGTCGTCGGCTGAGACGGCGACGCACGGCAGGCCGAGCGCCAGGCTGTTGCCGAA encodes:
- a CDS encoding isopropylmalate isomerase, which codes for MPARFLRVVRFEGLERHVFEDDREAWPADCGRHPFDDPRHAGASVLVVNRNFGCGSSREHAPQGLVRWGIEAVVGESFSEIFFGNSLALGLPCVAVSADDAAWLQAAIQADPMLRLRVDVEAGTVEAGGRTLPAALPPAARDALVSGAWDATGLLLRDFGEVDAVAGRLPYVAGF